A section of the Marinoscillum sp. 108 genome encodes:
- a CDS encoding cadherin domain-containing protein, whose translation MKVIRKLGFLTLLFVIIGQNAYGQVDLSNGLTAYYKMEGDMTDASGNGYDGIYASGTNNYEISDRFGLFNTRRFSKGSDGSSVTPAYTSSDAALRSSSFTISFWYNIVDGFDDDSGVLDLGTMINAGTLYTISVVNEGLKFTTADGSGNTTSFTTNSGKPGIYQMATLTYDGTTLSAYLNGELKSEQSANQPALGSGAITVGYPFEGAIDDIRIYNRAISAEEVDALYSEVLFPDFSVDANSGTGSLDVAFSSSASTADASIANYAWSFGDGATSTSANPSHTYTQPGSYTVRLTVTDASNRSRALTKQSLISVASEVAADVQLQYVEYFFDTDPGVGNGTSISFTPSDSVEIIEQIDLSSLSAGFHQLMVRTRDGLGRWSCYINRTFYIMDLAEAPGATTGTVTAVEYFFDNDPGIGNGTSVDVTASDSLDLVATIDVSSLSAGFHQLMVRVKDHLGVWGIPFARTLYIMPQTSGANTSELIVSAEYFIGDDPGVGQATALELGANGASIEAQLEIGLGALVEGDYLLSIRVKDDLGKWSIAERRMFTISNGPISQDNTLSVEEDSILTFVADDFNYSSQNGSTFSRLQINLLPTYGELTLEGQLVSIDQEIAVADIELLEYFGGADFAGEDTFDFTVGDASTFGVSSSTMTIEVTSVNDAPVFSLSGDVNVDQDFTSTEVVTVTPGPVPANEVEQTVTYSIAPASVAFANVAIDAATGTVTITSVADGFGTQEFTVTADDGQAVHNTASSTFTLTVTPSNQTPQIADQTFTLDENSPAETVVGDVVATDPESDPMLFSILAGNDLGAFEIDESTGSISVLDGSVLDFETIPVFELEVSVSDGASEVTALITIELVDVNEVPVLSAGTFTVAENATVGTSLGLISAFDPENEALTWAITSGNSDDAFAIGSDGELTVNNAAALDFETRPEFLIGVEASDGSNSGSVDVTITVTDDGNQAPSLPDQTFTVDENSPVGAVVGTLAANDPEGDVLEYVITSGNAGDVFSMSIDGVITVAAADAIDYEINQEFALSVTISDGDLSTVGNVTISVVDVNEAPAIVAATFTVEEESASGTLVGVLEVSDPDSDALTISITDGNSSGAFTISNGVELTVADASQLDFEIQPAFILTLEVSDGTLTSSAVITVSLIDVEEPLTLGGVGHADLVVYPNPTKGILNIKGVGVERVKIFDASGRLVMTHTSAQVDLTDLKAGVYMIELLDQSGHVSMHRIILE comes from the coding sequence ATGAAAGTTATTAGAAAACTAGGTTTTCTGACGCTCCTATTTGTAATAATCGGTCAAAACGCCTACGGGCAGGTTGATCTTAGCAATGGTCTGACGGCCTATTACAAAATGGAAGGCGACATGACTGACGCCTCAGGAAACGGATACGATGGCATTTACGCCAGTGGAACTAACAATTATGAAATTTCCGACAGGTTTGGACTTTTCAATACCCGCAGATTTTCAAAAGGATCTGATGGAAGTAGTGTCACCCCGGCCTACACCTCTTCAGATGCGGCCTTACGAAGCTCATCTTTTACCATTTCCTTCTGGTATAACATCGTCGATGGTTTTGATGATGATTCAGGAGTTTTGGATCTGGGTACCATGATCAATGCGGGTACTTTGTATACCATTTCAGTCGTCAATGAGGGGTTGAAATTCACCACTGCAGATGGGAGCGGAAATACAACTTCTTTTACCACCAATAGTGGCAAGCCAGGGATTTATCAAATGGCTACTTTGACATATGATGGAACTACCCTGAGTGCTTATTTAAATGGCGAACTGAAATCGGAGCAATCTGCGAACCAACCTGCATTGGGTTCTGGAGCCATCACCGTGGGATATCCCTTTGAAGGGGCCATAGATGATATCCGAATCTACAACCGGGCGATCAGTGCTGAAGAAGTGGATGCATTGTATAGTGAAGTGCTATTTCCGGATTTTTCGGTGGATGCTAATTCGGGAACAGGCTCATTGGATGTTGCTTTTTCAAGTAGTGCGTCCACGGCTGACGCCAGCATTGCGAATTATGCCTGGAGTTTTGGAGATGGAGCTACTTCTACTTCAGCCAACCCGAGCCACACTTACACTCAGCCAGGTAGCTATACAGTACGTTTGACCGTGACTGATGCCTCCAATCGTTCAAGAGCGCTAACCAAGCAGTCCTTGATTTCTGTTGCTTCCGAGGTAGCCGCTGATGTCCAGCTACAGTATGTTGAATACTTTTTTGATACCGATCCGGGCGTTGGCAATGGCACTTCTATTTCGTTTACCCCCTCGGACTCTGTGGAGATTATTGAGCAAATAGACTTATCCTCATTGTCTGCAGGGTTTCATCAGCTAATGGTGAGGACCCGGGATGGTCTAGGTCGGTGGAGCTGTTACATCAATCGGACTTTTTATATCATGGATCTAGCGGAGGCTCCCGGGGCTACTACTGGCACGGTGACTGCTGTGGAGTACTTTTTTGACAATGACCCGGGTATTGGCAATGGTACGAGCGTTGACGTCACTGCCAGCGACAGTCTGGATTTGGTGGCAACCATTGATGTTTCTTCTTTGTCAGCGGGATTTCATCAGTTGATGGTCAGGGTAAAAGACCATCTGGGCGTCTGGGGGATTCCATTTGCCCGTACCCTGTACATCATGCCGCAAACTTCCGGAGCGAACACTTCTGAGCTGATCGTAAGTGCAGAATATTTTATTGGTGATGATCCAGGAGTGGGGCAGGCTACTGCGCTGGAGTTGGGTGCGAATGGTGCTTCTATTGAAGCGCAGCTGGAAATAGGACTTGGTGCTTTAGTAGAAGGGGATTATTTGCTTTCCATACGGGTGAAGGATGATCTGGGAAAATGGAGTATTGCCGAGCGAAGGATGTTTACCATCTCCAATGGGCCAATCTCTCAGGACAATACCTTGTCTGTGGAGGAGGATTCAATATTGACTTTTGTGGCTGATGACTTTAATTATTCCAGCCAAAATGGCTCTACTTTTAGTCGTCTTCAGATCAATCTGTTACCGACTTATGGGGAGTTGACACTAGAAGGACAATTGGTTTCAATTGATCAGGAGATAGCTGTGGCTGACATAGAGCTATTGGAGTACTTCGGTGGAGCAGACTTTGCAGGTGAAGATACTTTTGACTTCACAGTGGGTGATGCAAGCACCTTTGGCGTTAGTTCGTCTACCATGACCATAGAGGTTACCTCTGTCAACGATGCACCTGTGTTTTCGCTATCAGGAGATGTAAATGTTGACCAGGATTTCACAAGTACAGAGGTGGTGACCGTAACTCCAGGTCCGGTGCCGGCGAATGAAGTGGAGCAAACAGTGACCTATTCCATAGCCCCGGCTTCAGTTGCGTTTGCAAATGTGGCCATAGATGCTGCAACTGGTACCGTCACGATCACCAGTGTTGCGGATGGGTTTGGTACTCAGGAGTTCACCGTTACAGCAGATGATGGTCAGGCTGTGCACAATACAGCCAGTTCCACTTTTACTTTGACCGTTACGCCTTCAAATCAAACTCCTCAAATAGCAGATCAGACTTTTACGCTTGATGAAAATAGTCCGGCAGAAACTGTGGTAGGAGATGTGGTGGCTACCGACCCGGAAAGTGACCCTATGCTCTTTTCCATCCTGGCTGGCAATGATCTCGGGGCATTCGAAATTGACGAGTCTACCGGGAGTATCAGTGTGTTGGACGGATCAGTTCTGGATTTTGAAACGATTCCGGTGTTTGAGCTGGAAGTGTCTGTAAGTGACGGAGCTTCAGAGGTAACCGCATTGATCACCATTGAGCTGGTCGATGTGAACGAAGTGCCTGTACTCTCTGCAGGGACCTTCACCGTAGCTGAAAATGCAACAGTCGGTACCTCTTTGGGACTTATATCAGCTTTTGATCCTGAAAATGAAGCCTTGACCTGGGCGATCACCTCGGGAAATTCGGATGACGCTTTTGCAATTGGTAGCGATGGAGAGTTGACCGTAAATAATGCGGCTGCCCTGGATTTTGAAACCCGGCCAGAGTTCTTAATAGGAGTGGAGGCTTCGGATGGTAGCAATAGCGGATCCGTGGACGTCACCATCACCGTGACTGACGATGGTAATCAGGCACCTTCATTGCCTGATCAAACCTTTACAGTTGACGAGAATTCTCCTGTAGGTGCGGTGGTAGGTACATTAGCTGCCAATGATCCAGAGGGTGATGTGTTGGAATATGTCATCACTTCCGGCAATGCGGGTGATGTTTTTAGCATGAGCATAGATGGGGTAATTACAGTAGCTGCAGCTGATGCTATTGACTATGAAATCAATCAGGAGTTCGCACTGAGTGTGACCATATCTGATGGTGATTTATCCACTGTGGGTAACGTGACCATCAGCGTGGTGGATGTAAATGAAGCGCCGGCTATCGTAGCGGCCACTTTTACTGTAGAAGAGGAATCAGCGAGTGGGACCTTAGTAGGGGTGTTGGAGGTCTCTGATCCGGATTCTGACGCCTTGACAATCTCCATTACGGATGGGAATTCTTCAGGGGCTTTTACCATTAGCAATGGTGTAGAGTTGACTGTGGCCGATGCCTCTCAGTTGGATTTTGAGATTCAGCCCGCTTTCATATTGACCTTGGAGGTGTCTGACGGCACTTTGACTTCATCAGCTGTGATCACGGTTAGTTTGATTGACGTAGAGGAGCCCTTGACCTTGGGTGGAGTTGGTCACGCCGATCTTGTGGTCTATCCAAACCCGACAAAAGGGATACTGAACATCAAAGGAGTAGGTGTGGAGCGAGTGAAAATATTTGATGCTTCTGGCAGGTTGGTGATGACCCATACCAGTGCTCAGGTTGATTTGACAGATCTCAAAGCGGGTGTTTATATGATCGAACTATTGGATCAGTCAGGTCATGTAAGCATGCACAGAATTATACTTGAGTAG